One Bosea sp. 685 DNA segment encodes these proteins:
- a CDS encoding NUDIX hydrolase → MTGDSGQVIRFPAVGKAPARPVLAASVAVFRDGKVLLATRTKPPADQLWSLPGGKVEPGETLEEAALRELEEEVGVKARILGFNRHVEIFGRDAKGGVTHHFVVASFVGEWLSGEPTTGPEAGAVMWADPLHLGGLPTTRELGDVLRRARALLDEALLHDAGRGP, encoded by the coding sequence GTGACGGGAGATAGCGGCCAGGTCATCCGGTTTCCAGCAGTCGGCAAGGCGCCGGCAAGGCCGGTTCTGGCGGCCTCCGTCGCCGTATTCCGCGACGGCAAGGTCCTGCTGGCGACGCGGACCAAGCCACCGGCCGACCAGCTCTGGTCGCTGCCGGGCGGTAAGGTCGAGCCCGGCGAGACCCTGGAAGAAGCCGCCTTGCGCGAGCTCGAGGAGGAGGTCGGCGTCAAGGCGCGCATCCTCGGCTTCAACCGCCATGTCGAGATCTTCGGCCGCGACGCCAAGGGCGGCGTCACGCATCATTTTGTCGTCGCCTCCTTCGTCGGCGAATGGCTCTCGGGCGAGCCGACGACCGGGCCGGAGGCCGGCGCCGTGATGTGGGCCGATCCGCTGCACCTTGGCGGCTTGCCGACGACGCGCGAACTCGGCGACGTCCTCAGGCGCGCCCGTGCCTTGCTGGACGAGGCCTTGTTGCACGATGCCGGGCGCGGCCCGTGA
- a CDS encoding YciI family protein, translating to MRVMVLVKADKDSEAGIMPSEDILTKMGAYNEELVKAGVMLAGEGLHPSRKGLRIRFSGAERVITDGPFAETKELLAGFWLWQVKSFDEAVEWLKRAPFDGGTEIELRPVFEMEDFGEAMTPELREQEDRLRAGIEKKG from the coding sequence ATGCGTGTGATGGTTCTGGTCAAGGCCGACAAGGACAGCGAAGCCGGCATCATGCCGAGCGAGGACATCCTCACCAAGATGGGGGCATATAACGAGGAACTCGTGAAGGCCGGCGTCATGCTGGCGGGCGAGGGGTTGCATCCAAGCAGGAAGGGCCTGCGCATCCGCTTCTCCGGGGCAGAACGCGTGATCACTGACGGCCCCTTCGCCGAGACCAAGGAATTGCTCGCCGGCTTCTGGCTCTGGCAGGTGAAGTCTTTCGACGAGGCGGTCGAATGGCTCAAGCGCGCGCCCTTCGACGGCGGCACCGAGATCGAGCTGCGTCCCGTCTTCGAGATGGAAGACTTTGGCGAGGCAATGACGCCCGAACTGCGCGAGCAGGAAGACCGGTTGCGCGCTGGAATCGAGAAGAAGGGCTGA
- a CDS encoding nitronate monooxygenase, whose translation MTITTPLTRMLDVKHPILLAAMDLVADARLTRVVSQAGGFGILGGGYGDADWLGRELPKLVEAREASPFRFGVGFITWGLARQPELLDLTLAAKPDAVWLSFGDPEPFAGKIKAAGARLICQVQSVEMARDAVAKGADIIVAQGSEAGGHGASRGTFALVPAVVDAVGDRAIVVAAGGVADGRGLAAALMLGAQGVVLGTRLYASQEAAGHGAAKERIVAASGDDTVRGLIFDISRQNVWPAPFTGRCLVNAHAERWSGREVALMQNIATEAPRYQAAREAGDFDIAAVIAGEAAGLVREVLPAATIVTEIVETAEALLANGQGGPVSLGAV comes from the coding sequence ATGACGATCACGACCCCCCTGACCCGGATGCTGGACGTCAAGCATCCCATCCTGCTCGCAGCTATGGATCTCGTAGCTGACGCTAGGCTGACGCGCGTGGTCTCGCAGGCCGGCGGCTTCGGCATTTTGGGCGGCGGCTATGGCGACGCCGACTGGCTGGGCAGAGAGCTTCCCAAGCTGGTGGAAGCCCGCGAGGCGTCGCCTTTTCGCTTTGGCGTCGGCTTCATCACCTGGGGGCTGGCCAGGCAGCCGGAGCTGCTCGACCTCACGCTCGCTGCCAAGCCCGACGCGGTCTGGCTCTCCTTCGGCGATCCCGAGCCTTTCGCCGGCAAGATCAAGGCTGCCGGAGCACGCCTGATCTGCCAGGTGCAGTCGGTCGAGATGGCGCGCGACGCGGTGGCGAAGGGGGCCGACATCATCGTGGCGCAAGGGTCGGAAGCGGGCGGGCACGGCGCCTCGCGTGGCACCTTCGCGCTGGTGCCGGCGGTGGTCGATGCCGTTGGCGACAGGGCGATCGTGGTCGCTGCGGGTGGCGTGGCCGATGGGCGCGGGCTCGCGGCTGCCTTGATGCTGGGGGCCCAGGGCGTCGTCCTCGGCACGCGGCTCTATGCCAGCCAGGAGGCTGCGGGCCATGGCGCGGCGAAGGAGCGCATCGTCGCGGCCTCCGGCGACGACACGGTGCGCGGGTTGATCTTCGACATCTCGCGCCAGAATGTCTGGCCGGCGCCCTTCACCGGTCGCTGCCTGGTGAACGCGCATGCCGAGCGCTGGAGCGGGCGTGAGGTCGCATTGATGCAGAATATCGCGACAGAGGCGCCGCGTTATCAGGCGGCGCGCGAGGCGGGCGATTTCGACATCGCCGCCGTCATCGCCGGCGAAGCGGCGGGGTTGGTGCGCGAGGTTTTGCCCGCTGCGACGATCGTCACCGAGATCGTCGAGACGGCCGAAGCGCTGCTGGCGAACGGGCAGGGCGGTCCGGTCAGCCTCGGGGCCGTGTAA
- a CDS encoding SDR family NAD(P)-dependent oxidoreductase, which translates to MLLTGASRGIGHATVMQFAMAGWRILSCSRQAFSDKCPWPSGAADHVQIDLGDPEDTMRGIAEIKKRLAAEGGKLNALVNNAGISPKGPKGARLGAATTSFNDWHQVFQVNFFAPIMLARGLLDELTTAKGAIVNVTSIAGSRVHPFAGAAYATSKAALASLTREMAADFGPLGIRVNSISPGEIDTAILSPGTEKIVATLPLQRLGKTDEVAKAIYFLCTDSSSYVTGSELHINGGQHV; encoded by the coding sequence ATGCTGCTGACAGGCGCCAGCCGTGGCATCGGCCATGCGACCGTGATGCAGTTCGCCATGGCAGGTTGGCGCATCCTGTCCTGCTCGCGCCAGGCCTTTTCCGACAAATGCCCCTGGCCCTCGGGCGCCGCCGATCACGTCCAGATCGATCTCGGCGACCCCGAAGACACGATGCGCGGCATCGCCGAGATCAAGAAGCGATTGGCCGCCGAGGGCGGCAAGCTCAACGCGCTGGTCAACAATGCCGGGATCTCGCCCAAAGGACCCAAGGGCGCGCGGCTGGGCGCCGCGACGACGTCCTTCAACGACTGGCACCAGGTCTTCCAGGTCAATTTCTTCGCGCCGATCATGCTGGCGCGCGGCCTGCTCGACGAATTGACGACGGCCAAGGGCGCGATCGTCAACGTGACCTCGATCGCCGGCTCCCGCGTCCACCCCTTCGCGGGCGCGGCTTACGCCACCTCCAAGGCCGCGCTCGCCAGCCTGACCCGCGAGATGGCAGCCGATTTCGGGCCGCTCGGCATTCGGGTCAATTCGATTTCACCGGGTGAAATCGATACCGCCATCCTCTCGCCCGGCACGGAGAAGATCGTCGCGACCTTGCCGCTGCAGCGCCTCGGCAAGACCGACGAGGTCGCCAAGGCGATCTATTTCCTCTGCACCGACTCCTCGAGCTATGTCACGGGCTCCGAGCTCCACATTAATGGCGGGCAGCACGTGTGA
- a CDS encoding LysR family transcriptional regulator, with protein sequence MDLNELTTFTAVARSGGISAAAREIHTVQSNVTMRIKALEDEIGLALFERHSRGMALTEAGQRLLPYAERVLSLLREAKVAARDNAAEQGVLQLGSMETTAAIRLPPLLAAFHQACPAVRLSLQTGPTAQLVEGVLRREIDGAFVAGPIQHDEIAALPVFEETLGLVTPEAIGDLDALRRSASTGLSVLTFRPGCSYRQRLEQVLARLGLPSYARLEFGTLDGILGCVAAGVGITLLPKAVFMQSAQREALRWHPIDGDEGAVTTLFIRRRDAYESRALQRFLGLMRLEPDDFRPDHKVIRSKI encoded by the coding sequence ATGGATCTCAACGAGCTGACCACTTTCACCGCCGTGGCCCGGTCCGGCGGCATCTCCGCGGCAGCGCGGGAGATCCATACGGTCCAGTCCAATGTCACGATGCGGATCAAGGCTCTTGAAGACGAGATCGGCCTCGCATTGTTCGAGCGCCACAGCCGTGGCATGGCGCTGACGGAAGCCGGCCAGCGCCTGCTGCCCTATGCCGAGCGTGTGCTCTCGCTACTGCGGGAGGCGAAGGTCGCGGCACGCGACAACGCCGCCGAGCAAGGTGTGCTGCAGCTCGGCTCGATGGAGACGACCGCCGCGATCCGCCTGCCACCGCTGCTGGCGGCGTTCCACCAGGCCTGCCCCGCCGTGCGCCTGAGCCTCCAGACCGGGCCGACCGCACAGCTCGTCGAGGGTGTCCTGCGCCGCGAGATCGACGGCGCCTTCGTGGCGGGCCCGATCCAGCATGACGAGATCGCGGCCCTGCCGGTCTTCGAAGAGACATTGGGGCTGGTGACGCCGGAGGCGATCGGCGATCTCGACGCCCTCCGGCGCAGCGCCTCGACCGGGCTGAGCGTGCTGACCTTCCGCCCCGGCTGCTCCTATCGCCAGCGCCTGGAGCAGGTGCTGGCGCGCCTCGGGCTGCCCTCCTATGCGCGCCTCGAATTCGGCACGCTGGACGGCATTCTCGGCTGCGTCGCCGCCGGCGTCGGTATCACCTTGCTGCCCAAGGCGGTGTTCATGCAGTCGGCCCAGCGCGAGGCCCTGCGCTGGCACCCGATCGACGGCGATGAAGGCGCCGTGACGACGCTCTTCATCCGCCGCCGCGACGCCTATGAGAGCCGTGCCTTGCAGCGCTTCCTCGGCCTCATGCGACTAGAGCCGGATGATTTTAGACCGGATCACAAAGTGATCCGGTCTAAAATCTGA
- a CDS encoding acyloxyacyl hydrolase — MRIATLCLLSLFCLLSGLTMEVQAADVVALAPVLPSLARDIWISEIRGGAYLHDPTSPESGSVDINLEVLSIKPFLPSDPVLALLVPRFHLGGSLNTAGKTSHVYGGLTWTFDITPKLFVEGAFGLAFHNGDTGRFVPVGHAALGCTPLLREAGSLGYRLDANWTVMATVEHMSNAGLCNANRGLTNYGLKLGYIF; from the coding sequence ATGCGTATTGCTACGCTTTGCCTATTGTCGCTCTTTTGCCTGCTTTCCGGCCTGACGATGGAAGTCCAGGCGGCCGATGTGGTCGCGCTGGCGCCGGTCTTGCCCTCTCTGGCGCGGGACATCTGGATTTCCGAGATTCGGGGCGGCGCCTATCTGCATGATCCGACCAGCCCCGAGAGCGGCTCCGTCGACATCAATCTCGAGGTCCTCTCGATAAAGCCGTTCCTGCCGAGCGATCCGGTTCTGGCGCTGCTGGTTCCGCGCTTCCATCTCGGAGGCTCGCTCAACACGGCCGGCAAGACCAGCCATGTCTATGGCGGCCTGACCTGGACCTTCGACATCACCCCGAAACTCTTCGTCGAGGGCGCCTTCGGCCTTGCCTTCCACAATGGCGATACCGGCCGCTTCGTGCCGGTGGGCCACGCCGCGCTCGGCTGCACGCCGCTGCTGCGCGAGGCCGGCTCGCTCGGCTATCGCCTCGACGCCAATTGGACGGTGATGGCGACGGTCGAGCACATGTCCAATGCCGGCCTCTGCAACGCCAATCGCGGCCTCACCAATTACGGACTCAAGCTGGGCTATATTTTCTAG
- a CDS encoding RNA polymerase sigma factor: protein MSASDTHRAIETVFRIEAAKLIAGLVRLTRDIGRAEELAQDALVAALAQWPQEGVPRNPGAWLMQAAKHRAIDMIRRDKLLQRKHEELGHDSEADALAMPDLDAALDDEVGDDLLRLIFTACHPVLSTEARLALTLRLLGGLTTEEIARAFLVPEPTMAQRLVRAKKALADARVPFEVPHGAELAQRLASVLEVVYLIFNEGYAATAGNDWVRPALCEEAMRLGRILAERAPLEPEVHGLVALMELQASRLRARTGPNGELILLLNQNRARWDQLLIGRGLKALERAQKLAGATPGPYLLQAALAACHARARKAEDTDWRRIAALYAVLAAINPSPIVELNRAVAVSMAEGPEAGLALVDALAVEPALRGYHLLPSVRGDLLAKLGRHGEAAAAFERAVTLTRNAKERALMEARATTARSAAALD from the coding sequence ATGTCGGCGAGCGATACACACCGCGCCATCGAGACGGTCTTCAGGATCGAGGCCGCGAAGCTGATCGCGGGACTTGTGCGCCTGACCCGCGATATCGGGCGCGCCGAGGAGCTGGCGCAGGACGCTCTGGTCGCGGCGCTGGCGCAATGGCCGCAGGAGGGCGTTCCGCGCAATCCCGGCGCCTGGCTGATGCAGGCGGCCAAGCACCGCGCCATCGACATGATCCGCCGTGACAAGCTGCTTCAGCGCAAGCATGAGGAACTCGGCCACGACAGCGAGGCCGATGCGCTGGCGATGCCGGACCTCGACGCCGCGCTCGACGACGAGGTCGGCGACGATCTGCTGCGCCTGATCTTCACCGCCTGCCATCCGGTGCTCTCGACGGAGGCCAGGCTTGCGCTGACGCTGAGGCTGCTCGGCGGGCTAACGACGGAGGAGATCGCACGCGCCTTCCTCGTGCCGGAGCCGACCATGGCGCAGCGCCTGGTGCGGGCCAAGAAGGCGCTGGCCGATGCGCGCGTGCCTTTCGAGGTGCCTCATGGCGCCGAACTGGCGCAGCGCCTCGCTTCGGTTCTGGAGGTGGTCTATCTGATCTTCAACGAAGGCTACGCTGCGACCGCAGGCAATGACTGGGTCCGGCCGGCGCTATGCGAGGAGGCGATGCGGCTCGGCCGCATCCTGGCCGAGCGCGCGCCGCTGGAGCCGGAGGTGCATGGCCTCGTCGCCCTGATGGAATTGCAGGCCTCGCGGCTGCGTGCTCGCACCGGGCCGAACGGCGAGCTGATCCTGCTGCTCAACCAGAATCGCGCCCGCTGGGACCAGCTCCTGATCGGGCGCGGGCTCAAGGCGCTGGAGCGGGCGCAAAAGCTCGCCGGCGCGACGCCCGGCCCTTACCTGCTGCAGGCGGCGCTGGCGGCCTGCCATGCCCGGGCGCGCAAGGCCGAGGACACGGACTGGCGTCGAATCGCCGCGCTCTATGCCGTGCTCGCCGCGATCAACCCGTCGCCGATCGTCGAGCTCAACCGGGCCGTCGCGGTCTCGATGGCGGAGGGGCCGGAGGCAGGGCTGGCGTTGGTCGATGCTCTGGCCGTCGAGCCGGCGCTGCGCGGGTATCATCTGCTGCCGAGCGTGCGCGGGGATCTGCTGGCCAAGCTCGGGCGGCATGGCGAGGCGGCGGCGGCCTTCGAGCGCGCTGTCACATTGACGCGCAACGCCAAGGAACGCGCGCTGATGGAGGCGCGCGCCACGACGGCGCGCAGCGCGGCTGCTCTGGACTAG
- a CDS encoding TIGR02301 family protein, which produces MRRGAVLALALIVALSLGEAAAQTQRPAANAPKPTTEPGEPPPPPYEPQLLSLAEIMGSLAYLRTLCAGKEAQDWLVRMTALLDTEGRTPQRRERLTSAYNRGFRAYSATHRACTDGSQEASVRLASEGERLARLLAGRYGG; this is translated from the coding sequence GTGAGGCGGGGCGCGGTCCTGGCACTGGCGCTCATAGTCGCGCTTTCGCTTGGCGAGGCTGCCGCGCAGACGCAACGCCCTGCCGCAAACGCGCCCAAGCCCACGACTGAGCCGGGCGAGCCACCACCCCCGCCTTACGAGCCGCAGCTCCTGAGCTTGGCCGAGATCATGGGTTCGCTCGCCTATCTGCGCACCCTTTGCGCCGGCAAGGAGGCGCAGGATTGGCTGGTGCGCATGACCGCGCTGCTCGACACTGAGGGCCGCACGCCGCAGCGCCGCGAGCGCCTGACCAGCGCTTATAACCGCGGCTTCCGCGCCTATTCGGCGACGCATCGCGCCTGTACCGACGGCAGCCAGGAGGCGTCAGTGCGTCTGGCAAGCGAAGGCGAACGCCTCGCCCGGCTTCTTGCAGGCCGCTATGGCGGGTAG
- a CDS encoding YciI family protein, giving the protein MRFMVMVKATTDSEAGAPPTQELLDAMMAYNEELVKAGIMKGGDGLQPSSKGVRVQFEDAKRSVVDGPFTETKELVAGFWLWECKSLDEAIAWVKRCPNPMPGPSEIEIRPLYDLADFGEVVTPEAAATWDRLKTEIGDKG; this is encoded by the coding sequence ATGCGTTTCATGGTGATGGTCAAGGCGACGACCGACAGCGAAGCCGGCGCACCGCCGACCCAGGAGCTGCTCGACGCGATGATGGCGTATAACGAGGAACTCGTGAAAGCCGGTATCATGAAGGGAGGCGACGGCCTGCAGCCGAGCTCGAAGGGCGTACGTGTGCAGTTCGAAGATGCCAAGCGATCCGTCGTCGATGGCCCCTTCACTGAGACCAAGGAACTGGTCGCCGGCTTCTGGCTCTGGGAATGCAAGTCGCTCGACGAGGCGATCGCATGGGTCAAGCGCTGCCCCAATCCGATGCCCGGTCCGTCCGAAATCGAAATCCGCCCGCTTTACGACCTGGCGGATTTCGGTGAGGTCGTAACCCCGGAGGCTGCGGCGACGTGGGATCGCCTCAAGACCGAGATCGGCGACAAGGGCTGA